The Phyllopteryx taeniolatus isolate TA_2022b chromosome 11, UOR_Ptae_1.2, whole genome shotgun sequence genome includes the window AGTTTGAATCTGattagttaattctgaacacagccaaatTCTCAATTATGAAAGGGTGTGCGTACTTGTCAGTGGTTTATTTTGACTTCACTTgtctaaaatatattattattggtggtttcttggtctcattttttcatataacaaaaacctggcatttgaacaagggtgtgtagactttttacatccaatgtatatatatatatatatatatatatatatatatatatatatatgtacacacacacattgtgctGAAATGGCCAGATGCTGCACCTCTAGAGGCTCCGTGAGCACGAGCATCTGTTCCCCAGCCAGTCAGATGGGTCGCCATTGATAGTTCATGAATATTTTACGCCCAGAAATAAAATGGCCGCCTTCCAGACCGCCTACAAATGCTGTGGCACGAGCGCATCTTCCCACTATTTCATGGGAAAGCAGTCATGTTTACGAAGCTGGCATCAGAAAACTATGCTTATGTGTAAGAAAGTTTGACGGGTAGGACACAATTAACTACTTAATTGTAGTTAATTGAACTACTTTTTCTCATAGAaaacaatgggggaaaaaaggagcatatttttgtgctgtttccatggcaatACTTGTACCAAAACAAGTAGTTTTTGAAAGCCTTTCTTCTCGGTCTTGGTGTGACAGGATACCAAAGAGGCAGCGTTAGCCACAATACAGTCTCTTGATTGGTGGACACTTCATGGTCACTTCCTGAGTGAagatcatgaaaataaaatgaatgttgTTGTCATGACGAGTCACATGTTGTCTGGATTGATTTGATTTGGCCCCAGGCTGGCTTCCAAACATCTGTCTgtggacatactgtacttcaacCTCTCTCTCGCTTCATTTCTTTTCCCCTCACTTCATCTCACattcctgtcttttttttctcttcctttctttttctctcatcATCTTGtcctgtctttttttctctctctctttctttaattgtcttttgttgtcttccgCTCTTTCAGTCTCTCTTTCTGTCCACGTCTCTCTCTTCGTTTTATCCGTGACGTTTTTTCTCTTCCTGTCTCTTGACCTTTCCCTCtcttttcattcttttcatCTCTCTGCTGTTTTTTCTCtctattcttcttctcttcctgcattttcttttctgcCTGTCTTTTCATCTCTTAGTTTCTCTTCCTCACTTCCCCTCTCTCATCCAGTCTCATCCACACTTTTCCTcctctcttcttctctttccctctctcttccTGTCTTTTCCTCTCTTGCtgtctcattctctcctttTTGCTCCCATCctctcttcttctctttttgcaTCTCTTCCtccctttttctctctcttcctgTCTTTTCCTCTCTCATGCTGTCACATTCTCTTTTTATCTCTTCCTCACGTTTCGTCTCCTTGTCTTTTCCTCTcggtctctttctctctccattACTGTTCCTTACTTTTCTctctcacttttttctttttctgtctctTACTCTTTTCTGCTCTCTTCCTGTCTTTTCCTCTTGCTTGCATCCTTCTTCTCCCATCCTTTCTTTAGTCTCTCTTGTTCTCTTTTCCTCGCTTCCCAACTTTTTGTCCCTTACTGTCTTGCCCTCTTTTCCAGTCTCTTCCTCTTTCTTCTCTCTTTACTGTTACTTACACGTTCTCCCTTACTCCTTTTGTTCATTTCTGTCTCTTACtcattttctctctccctttctttttctctcgTCCCATCTCTTCCTCTCATCCTGTCTTTTTCTCTCACTCATCAGGTCTTTCCTTGTATTTTCATCTCTCCTGTCTTTCCCTAAACTGTCTTTTTCCGCTGGCTTCCTGTCTCTTCCTCTCGCTTCCTGTATTTTTGCCATGTCGGCCGGCCAACATCCAGCCGGTGTCTCCCCAATTACGTGTCCCCATTACTGACATAATGAGGCAAACACTTACACACTTACTCTAATGGAAGACGACTTTACTCTAGGGAtggacaaatggatggatgcatgtacATAACTTCATGAATGTTTATATGTGAGAAAAGTCataatgatttttattattactacaaGTGTATCATTagctttgttttacatttactggtgaggcaaaactgtgcactagttgacaacggTGTGCTACTAGTATTACTAACGACATTATAAGATTATACTAGtagttaacatctagcgctTGAGTAGTAGTTCTAGTAGCACAGAGGTGTCAACTAATGCAGATTTTTGCCTCTCTAGTAGTGTGAAGTTgacctactagtatgccaaagttgtcctactagtgtgaaGAACTGTCACACAGTGGTGAAAGGCAATCGTGAGAAAACTGTTAGTACTAAgacacagtcgttctactagtccTGCCTAGTTCCTCTACAAGTGcacttaattattttttcataaagctgtttaagcatttatttgatatcttcgccatccatccagtttcagGTTCATAGGGAGGAAAAACCACTAGTGGGTATTTTGTTCCTACTATGGTCCAGGAGGTTACTAGTGCGTGACACATGCATATTAGTTGTGctactagtgcagcacagtagtttactagtgAGGTTAAATTGCATACTATTAGGCCAAAAGTGGAACTTGTAGTGAAAAAAACCCCCATTATTAATAAGACACAATTGTTCTACTAGTTTGATAATTTGTCTtacaagtgaggacaaagagcgcaGCAGTCCATGGACCTCAAGCTGGATATCAaagatatcgaataaatgcttaaaACGGCTTTCCATGTATTGTGGTGTGATCGACATGGGATCTACAGCGACCTCCAGAGGTGGAGAAGTGTACTGTAGGTTAAAGTAAACCCGGAATGTGAATCTTCTGATTGAGTCAATTTAAGTAGTCTCTTTTTAAGTTTTGATTTAAAAGTccagggggtaaaaaaaaaaaaaaaggctcatcCACACAATTACTTGGTGTGAAATACTTCGGGAAGTTCCCACTTGTTCCATGTGTGCTCCCCTccctgcacgtgtgtgtgccTGAGTGCAcatagccacacacacacaagggccTCATTGTCCCCCCACGCCGCTAAAGTGGAGCCCCGGAAAATTGACAGGCAACAACAGGGTCgtcattcatttgcattttaacAAGTGCCGCGGCTATGACACCGCATCATGTAAATTCATTAGCTGCCTATTAGTGACGCCAATTAGTTTACTAGGACGCCTTTAGCCCACGCAGGACGTGGGACGTGTCCGTCTCCCTGGGGGACAGACGTTCCGCCAAGGTGCCTGATGACCCAGTGACCCACAAAAAgacatagttttatttttttttttttaatgtgctttGTTATTTGAACCTGCCTGAGGTTCAAGGCCATcaccagttgttgttttttaacactGAAACGAAGAGGAATATTGAAGTTTTTCAACACAACGACAGACAGGATACAATGTCACTCTGTACAAGGCAAGGAACCATATGTGGTCACTTCACATTCAAAATGGTCTCACTGTAACGTGGTATAACCATATACTATATCTATATGTCTTAACCGCTTGATTTATTGAATTACTAATATCTTTCATattaatttttgatttttttatctaataaaataaattactaaacAACAGAAATACTAATAATTGTACCACcattactaaaataataatcacaattaatattgaatttgttttaGTAAATGATTcatattaattcattttaaatcatGATTAACATGTAATATTAAcgatataatgtactgtatattattgtgCCTGAGGGGTTAAGACGGTTGGTCGAAGTGTTTCCATGGTGGTGCACCTGCTTGCTCCAACCGGACTACACTGTCCATGATGCACCGCGCACCcgactctctcgctctctcccgtCTGCGCCAGCCGTCCACCTCTCACACAGCCGCCCAACCAGTCGGTTCAGGCGAGCCGCTTCTCTCTCCCTGCCCctctcggtgtgtgtgtgtgcgtgtgtctctcACCGCCTGGCTGTTGTCAACCTCCGCCAACCGAGGAAGAGCGAAGGCGAAAAAGAAGACATATCCCCCCCAACACCCTCCGCTCCAGCTCCTTCTCGACCCTCAAACCATTGGCTCCCAGCCTTGCCATTCAAGTCCGAGCCCGAGTTGTGAGCGGTTGTGTGGGGAGAAAACAGCAGGCAGGGAGGCAGCAACAGCTCGGAAACATCTGGCCGACGCGGAGTCCCTCTTCCCTTCCCCTGCCTTGACAAGCCTGTTATGGAAAGGAACACAAAgtcgtcatcatcataagggggAAACGGGGAAAAGACGAGGCGGATTCAGCGGGGGACGTCGGAGCGTGCTGCCTGTAAGTGGCGCTTCTAATACGGCGAGTGGAGAGGGCTTGAGGGAGCGAGTAAAAAGTAGCTTCCTTATCCCTAGCATGACTGTGTTGTGTTAGCTCGCCTTTTTTTTAGCAGCAGTTGTCATAGCAGCGAGGCctaaaggaaggaaggaaagtcCTATGGAGGACATAGCTTCAGACGCATGCTTTCTTTTGACGCTCGCCTTCACTTTTAGCCGCTCGTAGCTAGCTTCTCTGCGGGCTCGGCGTGCCTCCTTCGTCGTCGGTGTCGGTTCTCTATCGTCTTGAAACTATATACAGAACGAATAACTTGTTAAAATGTCTATATAACTATTAAACAGGCGGTAGTTGTTACAGGCTTGTCCCACTACTACTTTATTACACTGACTTTAAAGATGGCCACCTGCAGCGTTAATGCAAGTGAAGCATTTGAATTCATAAAGTTTATCTTAAGACAAAATGGGGGCGTTTGGATGGTTATACGTAATCCCTCTATCATTTATTTgatagcagtggttctcaaactttacaaaaaaaaaatttcaagaaCCGCCTCATAATCATAACcagttaaatatactgtaaatcccatagaaatgattgattgatttgtaaACGTTTCAACTTAAAGATTCATATTTTCGTAGTTTAGCTGGTTCAGGGTCAGCGCCACTTGACGGATTTAAATCTTTCTCCATCAGCGGTAGCTAGAAATGCTGTGTGCCAAGTGATTCACTGATGCAGGGATGACAGAGTTAAAGTCACAGCAGAGATTTTATAAGTTACGGTGGAGTAAagggttttgtgtgtttgtttcattgCCATGCTGGACCTCACATGTATGAGTTGTGTCTAAAAAGTCCAAGAACTGATGTTCACAGAAGATGTAATTCAAATCCAAACAGGTTTTCCCCTTGAAAGTAAGTCCCCTGTAGTCTAACGTACTTTCCCACGCCCTTATGCTCTCTTGGAAGGGTTCTTCTGGGATCATCTGCATCTCTGTCGTCACGTCCATCTTGATGTCATCCACGCCCTCAAAATGGGTCCTTTTGATAAGCCCCTTAAACTTAGGAACGATGAAAGTAATCACAGGGCGCCAGGTTGGGGGAGTAAGGAGGTTGCTTCAGCGTGACGATGTTCTTTTCGTCCAGAGGCTGTccgatgctcagggcattgtgagcaggcgcCTGGTCATGGTGAAGCATGGCCACAACTGTCGTCTCTTCTCTTGCATTGAACGAAGCAAACGCTGCAAATCTGCGGGGGAAGCAAGGTGGTAAGGAAGGAGGGCAGGAAAGCAGGttcgaaggaaggaaggaagaaaggaaggatgTAAGACTGCATGATTAGGGGAAGGAATAAAGGAGGTCAGGAAGGTAAAGGAATCAGGGAAGGAAGGAACAAAGGGAAGCAGAAAAGTATGCTAGGGATCAGCCAAGCAAATAAGGAGGTAAGAATGcaagaataaaatacaactcttggggaaggaaggaaaagatgtGTGGAAAAACAGACATATTAGCTCCTCCCAGAGCCATACTAAATCTACCCATGAAAggtagactacaccctggactggtcgccagtcaatttcagggcacatatagacaaacaagcatcgACAATCATATTGACACCCATCAATGACTGTAACGTGCACGGTTTTGAAATGTGAGTGGAAAACCCATCCAAGAACCAGGAGCGCACGCCAACTCCACACGGGAACGCCTGTAcccagattcgaaccccaaacctccgaactatgaggcagacgtgctaacatCTCTGCCACAGTGCTGCTGCGTCATactaaatatatgaaaaatataCAATCAAATAAATCTTTATTATATTTTGGCTTTCTAGATGATTGACAGCAGGTGGTCAACCAGTGGTGGCAAATATTTGTCAATAGTCGACGcaatgtttagaattgcctatattaatagtcgAAACCATACATATGTCACAAACTGTGATTCCAAAAcaataatatcatttcaaactcatcctcTATCATTACCGTTAATAATAAAGGGCTAACAGCTATTACAATTCTCATACTACTTGCAAAGGCAAAAAAGACAGTTACCCCTATGAACagtacgtgtgtatatataggcGCGAATAAGTGTGTTTGAATAGTTTTAGTTATGTTCCACAGGACAATTGGCGAGATGATTTAACATGGCTGCCGATAGGAAGAAGTTTCTCCAAATCCAAATttagacatgtttttttgggggttgcctacagttttttttttttctcttgctaTGTTGCAGATCAAACCGTCCCATTTTAAAGTGAAATACAGTGCTAGCTTGACTTATGAGGGCACCAATTTACAAGTCACAAGACGTCGCTcggccctttaaaaaaaaaaaaaaatttttttcctttgtgttgtgagccaacaTTTGAGGTAAAAGTGCGCTTCAGTTACGCCGAATGCCGCAACATCTGCCCAGCATCCCGCGTTTCATTCACAATTTGAAACAAGTAAATTGAGCTCAGTCATGGGACAAATTAAAATCCTAAATCAGGGTACCACGAGAAGTATaatttaaagttgtttttttggtagGAACCCTCCTCTGCTTGGCAATAAAAATGTTTCGTCTCACATATTTGCAATCAAATGGTGAGTAATGGGGTTGATAATAAGATATAAACAATGTTTATTCGTTTTTTCTCCTGTTTCTGACACTTTCGGATCAAAAAATATGCCCCTGGCCAACTTCATTGCTTTTCCTGAAAAACAACGTGACAGGAGGGTTAATATTCTTGGAAATTCACAAGCACACTTTCACTAACGCTGTGTGGATAATCCAAAAAGTTCTACTCATTGGACTCCTTAAAGAGTGTTTGTTTCCTATTGTTTCCTCATGTCGTAGCTTGTTCGAGTGCGGGCGGGTGGGAGGGACGGAcgaatgaatgagtgaatacAAGACGAGAGGCAGCGTCGCTGATGCGTGAAAAAGTGGAAAACAATATCAGCTGCGTGCGTCTGTCAGTTGTAaatctttcttttgtttcaaaGGGGGTGGAGCTACTAAAACAACTTGTTTTTGGATCATTTGCTAACTTTGCGGTGATTTTTTTtagtgaggatttttttttttcccataaaatTAACTGCTGCGGTGGCTGTTGCTGTTAGTCGCTCGTGTCGTTTTCCAGCCAGCGAAAGATGGGGGTGGGGGACAAGAGGGGATGAGGAGGGGGTGACAAAGTTGTTGGTTGAAATGAAAGAGGAGTCTGGTGGCAGGAGTGTAGAGGAGGCAGCATATGGCTGTAGAAAGAGCACAGCTGGAGGTAGCATCTCCATCTGAGGATGATGTCAGAGCAGCTGACAGGCTGCCATCCACCCACCACCCCCTCCCTCgctgccccccccctccccccccccctccctggcCCTTTATTGTGAGGCAGCCTGGGAGAGTTAGTACtctgtgcgtgtatgtgtgtgtgtgtggcagttAGTAGCAGGGAAGAGGTGGGAGGTGGTATCTCATTCCCCCTCCAACATCTCCGCCACTTTGCATCTGTCCCTCGCAGTTTGAACAGCaagctttgtttttctccctcctcctcctcctgcgtCTTCGCTCGCTACCCACTCACAAGCAAGGCGAGAGAAGGGAAGGACTAGCGGGAGAGAGAGCGCAAGCCACAGAGCTCCAGCTCCTCAGCCACAGTGGACTTAATCGAGTTGATGCGTACCGCTGCAGGTATCGTCTCATAtgacatgcgtgtgtgtgtgtgtgtgtgtgagagagagttgGCGAACGGAGCTTCAGAGCAGTAAATGTTTCGGGAATGCTCTCCGAGGACAGACTAGATGCGAGGCGATTCAATTCCTTCTGTACGTTCCTTGGCCAGTCACTTTAAAATTAAGATGGACCTGAAGGATTTTAAATGTGCTCGTTTGGTAGTTGGGGTTAAACTGTTGCTCGAGTGTGGAGGAGAAGCGCGATgattccatttgttttttacGTTTCTCTGGCATTCACTCAAAACTTAAGATCAACCATAGTATTTTAAATGTTCCTCTTTGGCAGTCGAGTGTGGACGAGAAGCAGTATTATTCCATTCACTTAAAAATTAAGACTGAGTGGATGCGTTCTAAATCATTTGGCTTTTACTTCACCAGTCAAAGCCACTGTCAGCCCCGAGTGTAGCGGAGATggattatttcatttcaaatttttcaaTAGTTAAACCTGCCTTTTAAATGTTCTCGTCTGGCTCTTGTTGTTACTGTTGCTCGCTGTAATGTAGTTCGAGTGCTGACTTGAAGCAGGATTATTTAATTTCAGTGAGAGTTTGGACCGAGTTAAAGCATTCTAAATGTTGCTCGAGGACGTCATTATTTTAGTCGTTATTTGGCAGTTACTCCCAAAGTTAAAGTGAATATTGCTCGAGTCTGGACTAGAAGCACAGCTATTATTTAACGTTCCCAgtcattcaaattttaaatggtCTTGCAGTTAAAAATTTGTCAGTTaagaaagtcatttttattcattaagtTTGCGTTCATTAATAATTGCTTCAGCTAGAGCATGGATTTGAAACACCAGGTTTATATTATGTTCTTGTTTTACCGCAGTTCAAGTcatttgaattcattcattcattaagtgGGAGTTGACGTGAGCAAACGGGAGTAAATAATTGCTTGAGCCTGAGTGTGGACTACAAGTGGGGGTTATATATAATTTCTTCTTTAAGTTAAGACAGCCTTGTATATGTTGCTGTTGGTCATTTTAGAAGTCATTTGATCAAACCGTGAGGGTCTAAAATCTCAAAAGAGAGGTTATTCCAACCCAACTATGAGAGTTCAAAATGACTGGAAAGCGTCCGCGTGTATGTGACCGCTCGGCCCGGTGCAGAAGACTAATTTAGAAGTTGCAGATTTGCGCTGCCTGAATTGGCTAGACAGCTGTAATCGCACTCGCTCCTCGTCTTAATCTCTTTATCTGGCTAGCAGCTGCCATATGGCCCCCGTCAGCTGGATCAGATGTGGCTAAGCcctgcctccctccctccctgcctTCCTCGCTGTCCATCCCAGACCCCCCTGAGCCGGGCCTGGTTGGTTTGGGCCGGGGCCGGGCTGCTCCACACCTAGCTCTCTCTCTAGCGTCTTTATTTTTAGGCATCTTAAGGATTAGGATTGATGCTGTGACGAGCAGGGCACTTACAGTGATTGTATTGtaaatcttcttcttctgggcagaggaggaggaggaggatgtgcGAAGGTTTTTCTCGTAAGACCACGTCTTGGAGCGTGTGTAGAGGAGGGGCTAGTTCACCCTTGTCCCCGTAAGCCCCCCCATCACCTCCCACCCCCTCCTCATTACACACACCCTCCCCTGCCCCTCATTAAAAGTCGCGCACACATCGCACACACTCATCCATTCTTGCCGAGGCTTCATTCAAATGAGGCCATTTAACTGTTTGGGCTAACGAGCAGAGCGAGAGCGAAAAAAGCGAGCGGCATGTATTTTCTCAGACGGGACAAAGCGACGTGGTTAACAGGTGGGTCTTTGTAAACGGGAGGGGGGGGTCGGGTGCATGGTTTAGTTTTctcaagccgtgtgtggaggtggCAGTTAGGTAGGTGTGTTTGTTATGTGCGCCAGGGGTTGGAAAGCCGGTTACCTAAAAGGGCCGTGCCGGGCCAGGCCAAAGTGGGTTAATAAAAATAACCAGCGTAGGAGCAGCGACGGTCCAGAGTGCAGGCAGAGGAGGCAGGAAAAGATGCATCACTGCTGCACTCACACTCATTATAACGCTCCACGCTATCAAAAATACTCACGTTGGGCATAAAGGAATGCGCGTGTtacttttgctttattttagttaaaaatgtccaaaaatataatatattgcaAATATATTAGATTATTgtggaaaagtattttttaaaatttaataatttagaTTGTTTCATATGTAATGTTGAAATTCGTTAAGATGCTGAACTTGGGGTTTtcgttcaaaatgataaaaaaaaatttaaatctgaaatatttaactcagtgtgtagtgaatctatatGAGTGCCACTTTGTGGCCGCTGACATTTTCTACAACGTTGGAATGTTTTTTAGACGCACCTCTGTGTCGCTAGATGACAAGAGCACAATTAGATTTTTGTCAGTGAATAAAATTTTCCATTATATTCTAATTAATTGAGATGCACCTCTGTGGCACTGACCGAGCACTGAATAGATGAAAAGAGCAGTTTGATTTCTTTCACTTTTTATATTGACCtgagaaataaattaaattttccacaatattcttATTTATCGAGATTCACCTGTGTGGCGCTCACAGAGTGCCGAATAGACAAAAAGAGCACAATTAaacttttttcacttttttaattgaacagcTGCATTGAATTaaatttccccttttttttttttttttttttttttgagaagcACATCTTTTATGGAGCCGGCTGAGTGCCGAATAGACAAGAgcgcagttgttttttttcctccaccttttgaattaaactactgaaataaattacattCTCCACCATATTCTAATTGAATAAGAACTTCTTGTATGTCGCTAACCGAGTGCCAAAAAGACAAGAGCACATTGgatttttggacattttggaactaaaatacagtaaaggtACCACACTCATTCCTTTACACTCTAAAATATTTCAGACGTGTTCTAATCTGCCTACTTACTGTTTAGCACCTCCTTTAATTGTCCTCCCTTGAGGTGTTGTTGTTAATAatcttgtcattaaaaaaataataatcctgtCATAAAAAGCTGTTTTCTGACCGTTTATTTCCAGGTTATGAGGACAGCAGGATGGAGTTCCCCGACCACAGCCGACATTTGCTCCAGTGTCTGAGCGAGCAGCGGCACCAGGGCTTCCTGTGCGACTCCACGGTGCTGGTGGGTGAGGCGCAGTTCCGTGCGCACCGCGCCGTCCTGGCGTCGTGCAGCATGTACTTCCACCTCTTCTACAAGGACCAGCTGGACAAGCGCGATGTGGTGCACCTGAACAGCGACATTGTGACGGCGCCGGCGTTCTCGCTGCTGCTGGAGTTCATGTACGAGGGCAAGCTGCGCTTCCAGGACCTGCCCGTGGAGGACGTGCTGGCCGCCGCCTCATACCTGCACATGTACGACATCGTCAAGGTGTGTAAGAAGCGGCTGAAGCGCAAAGCCACGGCCACCGAGGCGGACAGCACGCGGCGGGAGGACGACGGCGCCGGCTCCAGCTGCTCCGACAAGGCCGACAGCCTTTCGGACGGCTCCGTGGGCCGGCCCGCCACCGCCGACCTGAGCGACGAAGATGACGACGGCAAGACGGAGGTGGGGGCTCTGTGGCTGAGGGCGCCCTCCGCAGAGAGGCCGGGAACACCCGCTGTCGTCGTACCCGCCAGCCCGTGCCACGGCGAAGCAGACGTCAAACCCACGTCTCCTGCTGGAAGCCCATCCAGCTCCACCGGCTCTCTTTCCCAAAAGTCGCAGCGTTCCGTGAGCTCGCGAGGCCACCACGGCAGGGTGTCCAGCGATGCCGTAGACTGCGTCCTGGACTTGTCAGTCAAACCCACAACTGGTGTTAACCACCACTCCAACTACTTTGGTGGTAACTCCCCACCAGATAGCCTCCAGAGCCCCCTGGCCGTGAGGGTGAAGGTGGAGAGGGGCGCGGCATCGGACGAGGATGAGGACATGGGGAGCGGGGACTACGAGATGGAGCACAGCGGCAAGGCGCCGCCGGGGCACCACGGCGTGGGCGGCCCCCTGTCGGCACAGCGGCGTCTGGGCCTAGAGGCGCACCTCTCGGCCCTGCGCGAGGCCTCCCTGGCTTCTGAGCTGGAGCGCGACGACAAGCCGCCCGGCGAGGACGTCCCGGCAGAGGCGTCGTCGGGCGCCGTGGACGGCGCCCTGCTGCCGTATGTGTCCAACATGCTGGCACCGCCCCACACGCAGATCTTCATGTGCCCGCTGTGCAACAAGGTGTTCCCATCCCCGCACATCCTCCAGCTGCACCTGAGCTCGCACTTCCGCGAGCAGGAGGGGGTGCGCGCC containing:
- the zbtb18 gene encoding zinc finger and BTB domain-containing protein 18 isoform X3 — translated: MEFPDHSRHLLQCLSEQRHQGFLCDSTVLVGEAQFRAHRAVLASCSMYFHLFYKDQLDKRDVVHLNSDIVTAPAFSLLLEFMYEGKLRFQDLPVEDVLAAASYLHMYDIVKVCKKRLKRKATATEADSTRREDDGAGSSCSDKADSLSDGSVGRPATADLSDEDDDGKTEVGALWLRAPSAERPGTPAVVVPASPCHGEADVKPTSPAGSPSSSTGSLSQKSQRSVSSRGHHGRVSSDAVDCVLDLSVKPTTGVNHHSNYFGGNSPPDSLQSPLAVRVKVERGAASDEDEDMGSGDYEMEHSGKAPPGHHGVGGPLSAQRRLGLEAHLSALREASLASELERDDKPPGEDVPAEASSGAVDGALLPYVSNMLAPPHTQIFMCPLCNKVFPSPHILQLHLSSHFREQEGVRAKPAGGDVNVPTCTICSKTFSCMYTLKRHERTHSGEKPYTCATCGKSFQYSHNLSRHAVVHTREKPHACKWCERRFTQSGDLYRHIRKFHCELVNSLSVKSEPLALPNVRDWAIEDSSQELWK
- the zbtb18 gene encoding zinc finger and BTB domain-containing protein 18 isoform X1 — its product is MYFLRRDKATWLTGYEDSRMEFPDHSRHLLQCLSEQRHQGFLCDSTVLVGEAQFRAHRAVLASCSMYFHLFYKDQLDKRDVVHLNSDIVTAPAFSLLLEFMYEGKLRFQDLPVEDVLAAASYLHMYDIVKVCKKRLKRKATATEADSTRREDDGAGSSCSDKADSLSDGSVGRPATADLSDEDDDGKTEVGALWLRAPSAERPGTPAVVVPASPCHGEADVKPTSPAGSPSSSTGSLSQKSQRSVSSRGHHGRVSSDAVDCVLDLSVKPTTGVNHHSNYFGGNSPPDSLQSPLAVRVKVERGAASDEDEDMGSGDYEMEHSGKAPPGHHGVGGPLSAQRRLGLEAHLSALREASLASELERDDKPPGEDVPAEASSGAVDGALLPYVSNMLAPPHTQIFMCPLCNKVFPSPHILQLHLSSHFREQEGVRAKPAGGDVNVPTCTICSKTFSCMYTLKRHERTHSGEKPYTCATCGKSFQYSHNLSRHAVVHTREKPHACKWCERRFTQSGDLYRHIRKFHCELVNSLSVKSEPLALPNVRDWAIEDSSQELWK
- the zbtb18 gene encoding zinc finger and BTB domain-containing protein 18 isoform X2, producing the protein MRTAAGYEDSRMEFPDHSRHLLQCLSEQRHQGFLCDSTVLVGEAQFRAHRAVLASCSMYFHLFYKDQLDKRDVVHLNSDIVTAPAFSLLLEFMYEGKLRFQDLPVEDVLAAASYLHMYDIVKVCKKRLKRKATATEADSTRREDDGAGSSCSDKADSLSDGSVGRPATADLSDEDDDGKTEVGALWLRAPSAERPGTPAVVVPASPCHGEADVKPTSPAGSPSSSTGSLSQKSQRSVSSRGHHGRVSSDAVDCVLDLSVKPTTGVNHHSNYFGGNSPPDSLQSPLAVRVKVERGAASDEDEDMGSGDYEMEHSGKAPPGHHGVGGPLSAQRRLGLEAHLSALREASLASELERDDKPPGEDVPAEASSGAVDGALLPYVSNMLAPPHTQIFMCPLCNKVFPSPHILQLHLSSHFREQEGVRAKPAGGDVNVPTCTICSKTFSCMYTLKRHERTHSGEKPYTCATCGKSFQYSHNLSRHAVVHTREKPHACKWCERRFTQSGDLYRHIRKFHCELVNSLSVKSEPLALPNVRDWAIEDSSQELWK